A window of Ananas comosus cultivar F153 linkage group 11, ASM154086v1, whole genome shotgun sequence genomic DNA:
GTCCGCAGCCGCTTGAGCAGCGGGATCAGTAAATTCACCATTTTGATCGGAGGACGGTGTGGTGCCGTTCTTTTTGTGCCATAGTAGGATTCGCTTACGGGCTAATTCGGATGCCTCTTCATTGGACATCACATCCCACAAGCCATCACTGGCAAGAATGAGACATTCATCTTCTTTTGCACGAGGAGTTATTGTCACTTCCGGTACTGGGATTACATATGGCTTGAAGTACCCATCCCCTGCAAGCATATCACAGACGTTCATTAAACGCGCAACTTCTTAAGTACAGCGATTTTGACTTCCCAAAATAACTATTTAGAAacagagaggaagagaaggaaaaaagggaaaaggcaGCAAGCATCCCATTTTTAGAGTCCCTTTAATTTCCTTACATGTGATGTAAACCTCTATTGCTGGAATTCGTAATAACACATATTAATGATAAGTTAGaagaaaaaacataaagtaatttGGTTTTGATTACATATGGATTCAATTATCTACTGGAGTTACTCTGATCCTAAAAACGTCATAACTACAAAGCTTTATCAAGGTAACATGACCATTCAATAAGGTGTGCAAGCATGATTAAATACTAAATACTTCACTGAAACAGTTAACTTCATAAAGAGAAGTACATACCGATTGAACGTGACATAGCAAGAATACCAGACACACGGAAGCCTTGCCAATTTATGACCGTGCCGCCTTCGGCTTCAATCCTCGCTTGTTCGTCCTCTCTATTAGGCTGAAgcataaaataagaaataaattctctatttccttaaaaaaaaaaaaatcttatacaaATATTGTAAGACATGTCTTACTTTATGATCCGACGATAGAGGCACCACCTGTTTGCCACGACAAAGCACTACCCTCGAATCGCCACAGTTTGCAACTATGATGTGTGAAGAACACACAACGGCAACAACAGCCGTTGAACCCATAGTATCCGGGGCTAACGGTTCCGAAGGCCCCTCGTGAATCGCTTTCCCTCCCACTTCGTCATCAACTCTTTGAAAGCAATCAATGAATGCTCTCTCCCACTGTTTCTTTATATCAACCTCACTTGTCCCTCCTAGACCTTTGTTCACATTATTCAGTTCTTTAACCAATGCAGCATGAATTCGGTCATGGCAGTAGTTAGCCACctataatttgaataaaaagacAAACTTGAGAAATCGTAAACCAGCAGTAGACATACAAAAACAATAAATGATGGGCTATAAGCAATTTGGAATGCAGATATTTCTTCTCGCCAAATTGGACAGATATCTACAACATCTGGAGAGATACTGAAAGAAGTGACATGCAACATATAAGGCCTTCTAACAGTTTTTTCATGGTTTCAACATTATAGTTGTGCCCGTTAGATATGGATTTGCTATTTCTACATAACTAAAGGTATTTCAGATAATTGCATACCATGAGCAAATTGGGGATAAATCAGTAATTGcagggtttttttttccccctcctcCGCTCATTGTTACATCAGTAGAGTTCTTCTTAACTGCTATACTAAATTTTGCCTATTTGTACACTCGGTTAGTGAACACATCCCCCCCTTTTTGCGGAGCTCGAAGTTTGGCCTAGAACCAGACCATGTATTTGAA
This region includes:
- the LOC109717479 gene encoding probable protein phosphatase 2C 50 is translated as MEEMSPVIALPSIMVRKSLVCDDPRKITCIKSDAMAVVAATPLCTHVPCDMPAMCSTNCLKSASHSLSMYESNMILPSVVEPVIRESRVVERGGYRSVFFMDCVARWGCSSICGEAKEMEDSYAAMPQFYDIPLWMLTSQPCVDGVDASSYRLPAHFFGVYDGHGGAKVANYCHDRIHAALVKELNNVNKGLGGTSEVDIKKQWERAFIDCFQRVDDEVGGKAIHEGPSEPLAPDTMGSTAVVAVVCSSHIIVANCGDSRVVLCRGKQVVPLSSDHKPNREDEQARIEAEGGTVINWQGFRVSGILAMSRSIGDGYFKPYVIPVPEVTITPRAKEDECLILASDGLWDVMSNEEASELARKRILLWHKKNGTTPSSDQNGEFTDPAAQAAADFLAKVALQKGSKDNVTVIVVDLKSKRKSMSKT